A window of the Thalassospira indica genome harbors these coding sequences:
- a CDS encoding DUF2946 family protein — MYFTPLNSLVARRTLSLCVAWLLLVNALFFGFMHAPVALETVPTSNTEVSQTYVPLIICTANGIKTISVPADLAADRTANPHSSDAFDGFQCASCGLGNHVVGMPVEPELPLIHRIRLSNQVTALHITARLHDFCPIAASPRAPPVAI; from the coding sequence GTGTATTTCACACCGCTCAACAGCTTGGTTGCACGACGCACCCTGTCACTTTGTGTGGCGTGGCTGTTGCTGGTCAACGCGCTGTTTTTCGGGTTCATGCACGCGCCTGTCGCCCTTGAAACCGTGCCGACGTCGAACACGGAAGTTTCCCAGACCTATGTCCCGCTGATTATCTGTACCGCAAATGGCATAAAAACCATTTCGGTCCCGGCCGACCTTGCCGCAGATCGCACTGCCAATCCGCACAGTTCCGACGCCTTTGATGGCTTCCAGTGCGCAAGCTGCGGCCTTGGCAACCATGTGGTCGGCATGCCGGTTGAACCTGAATTACCGCTGATCCATCGGATCCGGCTGTCTAATCAGGTCACTGCCCTTCACATTACGGCACGTCTGCACGATTTCTGCCCGATTGCCGCATCTCCGCGCGCGCCGCCGGTCGCCATCTGA
- a CDS encoding LysR family transcriptional regulator translates to MVHSNDLSLPPLALLPAVMAAARNGSFSAAASEMGVTHSVISRHVAQVEQWLGYDLFERYGRGVRPTPDGQRFLRETQAAIDLLSQGAQPWRQRRGPDVIKISLLPSYARIWFLKLVPEIELDLNVRLELEITERLADFDGGQTDIAIRCGKGQWPGTKSSLLFADDLVPLILPKLLDGRDPHSLDANAIANLPLLNDSDATGWRHWLAEHGVKYRPKPSDRRFEDYSVGLSAADAGLGVILARLPFARTAIGNHDLIMLPFAPVRSPLATFLVQPAYDQRPAVRAVAERLITAAKACG, encoded by the coding sequence ATGGTGCACAGCAATGACCTTTCTCTTCCACCTCTTGCGCTGTTGCCCGCGGTGATGGCCGCGGCGCGCAACGGGTCCTTTTCGGCCGCCGCCAGTGAAATGGGTGTGACGCATAGCGTGATCAGCCGCCATGTTGCGCAGGTCGAACAATGGCTTGGCTATGACTTGTTTGAACGCTATGGGCGCGGGGTGCGTCCGACCCCGGATGGGCAACGGTTTTTGCGCGAAACCCAGGCGGCGATTGATCTTTTATCGCAAGGCGCGCAGCCCTGGCGGCAACGCCGTGGACCGGATGTCATCAAAATAAGTTTGCTGCCATCCTATGCCCGGATTTGGTTTCTTAAGCTTGTGCCCGAGATCGAGCTTGATCTGAATGTGCGGCTTGAACTTGAAATTACCGAACGGCTGGCCGATTTCGATGGCGGGCAGACCGACATCGCCATTCGCTGTGGCAAGGGACAATGGCCGGGCACCAAATCAAGCTTGTTGTTTGCCGACGATCTGGTGCCGCTGATTTTGCCCAAGCTTTTGGATGGGCGCGATCCGCACAGCCTTGATGCAAATGCAATTGCCAACCTTCCGCTTTTAAATGACAGCGACGCGACCGGGTGGCGGCATTGGTTGGCCGAACATGGGGTCAAGTATCGGCCCAAGCCATCTGATCGCCGGTTCGAGGATTACAGTGTCGGGCTGTCTGCGGCGGATGCCGGGCTTGGTGTGATTTTGGCCCGCCTGCCGTTTGCACGCACGGCAATTGGAAATCACGACCTGATCATGCTGCCTTTCGCACCGGTTCGAAGCCCGCTTGCGACGTTTTTGGTGCAGCCGGCCTATGACCAGCGCCCGGCTGTGCGTGCGGTGGCAGAACGCCTGATCACGGCGGCGAAGGCCTGCGGCTAA
- a CDS encoding DMT family transporter, producing MFSQATLGLTCALITVLSWAAAFPLIGVALSGLDPLPLAAVRFALAACPAVIWLAIKRPEMPKLVDLARLGLGSALGISIYNWLLNTGQQTVSPGAASFIINTLPIWTAMLATVFLRDRFGIGAWIATALSFSGVVLIAVGQPGPMRFGNGSSLILLASMLSATYFVLVRGVIARYGPATCTCWTLITGALWLTPWLPDGMAQISVASVSVISAVLFLGLVSASLGYATWSIAIGHFGPASAANFLYLVPPIAVALAWTLSGIAPDILTLIGGMVAITGVVMLRISMARLARKATV from the coding sequence ATGTTCTCACAAGCCACTTTGGGCCTTACCTGCGCCCTGATTACGGTTCTGTCCTGGGCGGCCGCCTTTCCGCTGATCGGGGTTGCGCTTTCTGGGCTTGATCCCCTGCCCCTTGCCGCGGTGCGCTTTGCACTGGCGGCCTGCCCGGCTGTGATCTGGCTGGCGATCAAACGCCCGGAAATGCCCAAGCTGGTTGATCTTGCAAGGCTTGGATTGGGCAGCGCACTTGGCATCAGCATCTATAACTGGTTGCTCAATACCGGGCAGCAGACGGTATCACCGGGGGCGGCAAGCTTTATCATCAATACGCTTCCGATCTGGACGGCAATGCTCGCGACAGTGTTTTTGCGCGACCGGTTCGGGATTGGTGCCTGGATTGCCACTGCACTGAGTTTTTCCGGCGTGGTCCTGATCGCTGTTGGTCAACCGGGCCCGATGCGTTTTGGCAATGGCAGCTCTTTGATCTTGCTGGCATCCATGCTGTCAGCAACCTATTTCGTTCTGGTGCGTGGCGTCATTGCGCGCTACGGCCCGGCCACCTGCACCTGCTGGACGCTTATTACCGGTGCGCTGTGGCTAACCCCGTGGTTGCCCGACGGGATGGCGCAAATCAGTGTGGCTTCGGTTTCGGTGATTTCGGCGGTGTTGTTCCTTGGACTTGTTTCCGCATCGCTTGGCTATGCCACCTGGAGCATTGCAATCGGCCATTTCGGCCCGGCATCGGCGGCAAACTTTTTATATCTGGTGCCGCCCATTGCGGTGGCGCTTGCATGGACTCTAAGCGGGATTGCGCCTGATATCCTGACCCTGATTGGTGGCATGGTGGCGATAACCGGCGTGGTTATGTTGCGCATTTCCATGGCAAGATTGGCGCGTAAGGCAACCGTCTAA